In one window of uncultured Acetobacteroides sp. DNA:
- a CDS encoding DUF4105 domain-containing protein: MTRRFLLIASILFSSIFLKAESYRNITVSLLTVSPGTELYSLFGHSAIRIQDPLQGVDDVYNFGTFDFDTPNFGLKFVSGRLDYMLAKNTYSQVYQSYLWEQRAMTEQVLNLTSDQKKKIIGLLEKNYLPENRFYRYAFLDDNCATRIRDVIEDGLSDSTVFSQAKTSYSKLTYRQLLRQFLTDFPWVSLGIDLAIGLPGDKVTDNREKMFLPEYMRQLVEVSTLKNGEKLASETRSLLTDIKEPFETINFITPISIFFAMLTLSLIGFSSKQFSRIFSSVFYFVLGVLGIVLLLTSFATDHTALRNNLNLLWALPFNIIMFRAAGKQAISKFARYYFLSVGAIAALLLIFWGNFPQEFNKALIPVFITIVVTSAQIGIQRYVPKETGKSSCTRKKLFV; the protein is encoded by the coding sequence ATGACAAGACGTTTTTTACTAATTGCAAGTATTTTATTTTCAAGTATTTTTCTCAAGGCAGAGAGCTATAGAAATATAACAGTAAGCCTGTTAACGGTATCGCCAGGAACCGAACTTTACTCACTTTTTGGGCACAGCGCCATTCGAATCCAAGATCCGCTGCAAGGTGTAGATGATGTTTATAACTTTGGCACCTTCGATTTTGACACCCCCAATTTTGGCCTAAAGTTTGTTTCTGGTCGCCTCGATTATATGCTTGCCAAAAACACCTACTCCCAAGTTTACCAGAGTTACCTTTGGGAACAGCGAGCAATGACAGAACAAGTTCTTAACCTAACAAGTGATCAAAAGAAGAAGATTATCGGCTTGTTAGAAAAGAATTATCTACCTGAAAATCGATTCTACAGGTACGCCTTTTTAGATGACAACTGTGCAACTCGCATAAGGGATGTCATTGAAGATGGACTATCCGACAGCACTGTTTTTAGCCAAGCCAAAACCAGCTATTCTAAACTAACCTACCGCCAGCTTCTTAGACAGTTTCTAACAGACTTCCCTTGGGTTAGCTTAGGCATAGACCTCGCAATTGGTCTCCCTGGAGATAAGGTTACCGACAATCGGGAGAAAATGTTTCTTCCAGAATACATGAGGCAGCTAGTCGAAGTAAGCACCCTAAAAAATGGAGAAAAACTGGCTAGCGAGACTCGTTCTCTGCTCACCGACATCAAGGAACCCTTCGAAACTATAAATTTTATTACCCCAATCTCCATATTTTTTGCGATGCTTACGCTTTCGCTAATAGGATTCTCCTCAAAACAATTTTCACGAATATTCAGTTCGGTATTCTACTTTGTACTAGGAGTACTGGGCATAGTGCTTCTGCTTACCTCTTTCGCAACAGACCATACTGCGCTAAGGAATAACCTAAACCTACTCTGGGCATTGCCATTCAACATCATAATGTTTCGTGCCGCAGGGAAACAGGCCATTAGCAAGTTTGCCCGTTACTACTTTCTTTCGGTAGGAGCTATTGCTGCACTCCTCCTTATTTTTTGGGGTAACTTCCCTCAAGAATTTAACAAAGCGCTTATACCTGTCTTTATTACAATCGTTGTAACCTCTGCTCAAATAGGCATTCAACGTTATGTTCCCAAAGAAACAGGGAAATCAAGCTGTACAAGAAAGAAATTATTTGTATAA